One Actinomycetospora corticicola genomic window, GGCGACCTGGTCGGCGACGACCCGGTTCGCGGCTGGGACGAGGCCGCGCGGCTATCGCGCCCTGCGTGGTGCGACAGCGCCGCGCAGGTGCACACGTCGTTCGGGTGGCTCGCCGTCGAGGAGTACGCGGTGCAGATGCTGGTCGACCTCACCGTGCACGAGTGGGACCTCGCCCGCGGAGCCGGGCTGCACGAGCACCTGGACCCGGAGGCCGTGGAGGAGGCGCTGGCGTACATTTCGAGCGACCCGATCATGCTGACCGGGCCGGGCCTGTTCGCGTCCGTGGTCGAGCCGCGCAGCGACGACCCGCAGGACCGGCTGCTCGCCCTCGTCGGTCGCCGCCCCTGATCATCGCGGCGCCAGTGCCGCGCAGACCGCGTCCTCCTCGGCGGCCCGCAGAGTAGCGAACACCTCTGCCTCCTGGCCGGTGTTCTTCTGCGTCCGCTGCAGGTTGATCGACATCGTGACCGACCGACGCCCGTCCCGGCTGGCCGCCATGAACTGCGTGTAGCCGAAGGTGTTGCCCGTGTGGCCGAAGACCGTGCCGCAGCGGGTGTCGTACCGGAACAGTGCGAGGCCGGCGGTGTTGGTGCCCGGCCCGGTCGGCTCCGACCCGCCGCTGACGAACTGCGCCTGCTCGTTCTGGATGCGCCGGTTGAACAGGTCGCCGCCGACGTAGCCGCGGATGAATGTGTTCAGGTCGGCCGGGGTGGAGACGATGCCGCCGGACGCCCACGACCAGCCGCCGGCGATGAACTCGCTGACGTCGTCCTTCGCGGTGGGCGCGACGCCCGGGTCGGGGTCGTAACCGTGGATGAATGGGCGGGGCCGGAGCTCCGGTCCCGCCGGCAGGCTCGTCGCTCGTAGTCCGAGCGGCCGCGAGACCAGCCGGTCGAGCGCCCGGTCGTAGGGCTGGCCGGTCACGCTCTCGACGAACAGCCCGACGATGATGTTGTCGGAGTTCGAGTAGTGGTACGTGCCTGGGTTCTCCAGCGGCCGGTTCGCGACGAAGTCCAGCAACTGCCGCGGCGCCGGCGCCTTGCCGGGCGACGCACTGATCGCCGGGCCGATGTCCGGGCTGGAGAGCAGGTCCGGCACGCCGCTGGTGTGGTTGAGCAGCTGGCGCAGGGTCGCGGGGTGCCAGGCCCGCGGGAGGTCGGGGCGGCGCTGGCCGATCGTGTCGTCGAGCCCGAGCCGACGCTGCTGCACGAGCGTGAGCGCCGCCGCGCCGCTGAAGGCCTTGGCGGTGCTGGCGATGTGCATGGTGTCCGTGTCGCGGGGGAGCCGGTTCCGGCCGACCTCCGACGTCCCGGCCGCGTGCACCTGCCGGTCCCGGTTGCGCTGCACCACCGCAATGACGCCCGGCGGCCCGCCGGCCATCGTCACGAGCCGCTGGAGCGCCTGGTCGAGCGCGACGTCCTCGGGCGCCGGCGGCTTCGGCCTCGCGTCGGCCTGGGCCGCGCTCGCCAGCATCAGGACTACCGCGACCAGCGTCGGAACCCACGCGCGCTTCACATCAGGTGACTCTGGCTGCGCAGTCGGGGTGTTTCAATCACCCGGAGGATGCAGTCAGATCACGGCGGATGACGCTGGGTAGGAGACCTGGGTCCCTTGACGAAGCTCTTTCCGACGGCGGATCGGTTCGAAACGGGCAGGTCGACAGGCGGCTCTCCGTTGACCATGCAAGTGACCTGGGCCACGCTTCGAGGGACACGCCGTCGCGCCGCTCGTCGGGGAGAGCCGATGACCACGGACACCCCGCACGTTCCTCCGGGCCGACTCGGGGACCCGGCCCGCACGCTCGGCACCGACCCGCGCTCCGATCCGCGGATGGTCGCGGTGTTCGGCTCACTCGGGGCGCTCGACCACCCCCCGGCCAACCCGCTCACTCGCGAGGCCGGCCGCGAGACCCTGCTCGGCTTCAGCGTCGCCGCCGAGGAGGCGTTCGAGGGACTGTTCGAGGTGCTCGCGAAGGACCTGACCCCGGTCGACGGGGTGACCCGCGAGGTCCGCACCGTGACCCGGGACGGCCACGACATCGCGCTCCACGTCCACCGACCGGACGGCGTCGCCGGCCCGCTCCCGGTGATCGTCCAGATTCACGGCGGCGGGGTGGTCATGCTCTCGGCCACCGGAGCGCTCTACTCGCACTGGCGGGACGAG contains:
- a CDS encoding serine hydrolase domain-containing protein codes for the protein MLASAAQADARPKPPAPEDVALDQALQRLVTMAGGPPGVIAVVQRNRDRQVHAAGTSEVGRNRLPRDTDTMHIASTAKAFSGAAALTLVQQRRLGLDDTIGQRRPDLPRAWHPATLRQLLNHTSGVPDLLSSPDIGPAISASPGKAPAPRQLLDFVANRPLENPGTYHYSNSDNIIVGLFVESVTGQPYDRALDRLVSRPLGLRATSLPAGPELRPRPFIHGYDPDPGVAPTAKDDVSEFIAGGWSWASGGIVSTPADLNTFIRGYVGGDLFNRRIQNEQAQFVSGGSEPTGPGTNTAGLALFRYDTRCGTVFGHTGNTFGYTQFMAASRDGRRSVTMSINLQRTQKNTGQEAEVFATLRAAEEDAVCAALAPR
- a CDS encoding TIGR03086 family metal-binding protein, whose protein sequence is MSDARRLISAAMDRFGARVHAVSADRWSSPTPCAEWSVRDLVAHMVFEHRWAPHVLAGEAMDEVGERYDGDLVGDDPVRGWDEAARLSRPAWCDSAAQVHTSFGWLAVEEYAVQMLVDLTVHEWDLARGAGLHEHLDPEAVEEALAYISSDPIMLTGPGLFASVVEPRSDDPQDRLLALVGRRP